Part of the Candidatus Methylomirabilis tolerans genome, CACGCCTCGGCCAGGCGGTTCAGATCGAAATCTTCCGTCGGGTAGATCCCGATCACCGCATTCTGCTCATCGATATAATAGGCGTCTCCGTATACGACAGCCGTCTCATGGTGCGCGACAAGATGCTCAACGGCGGCTGTTACTGCACCAGGCTGATAGGTGTCGTCGGCATTCAGCCAGCCGAGGATCTCGCCATTAGCGAGGCGGAAGCCTGCATTCACCGCATCCGCCTAGCCCAGGTCGGGCGCCGATCTCCAGATCAGTCGTGTGCCATAGCTGCGCAGGATATCAAGGGTGTCGTCGGTGGAGCCCCCGTCCATGACGAGGTATTCCAATCTGGGATAGTCCTGCGAGATCACGCTCTCGATGGTCTGCCTGATAAATCGTCCCTGACCGAGGGAGGGCGTGATGATCGAGACCAGCGGCAGCGTGTTCACGGCGATACGCAAAAAGCCTCTCCTTGAGAGCAGTCGTGGTCCAAGCCATGAGTCTGCTCTCGAGAAGCGCGACGTAACAACGTGAACTATCCCCTTTCGAAGCCGGCGCAGAACGAGCCATGCATTCTGATAGTTGCCTATTCCAAGTTGCCACTGACGTTACAGCACACTGATTCCTGACCTGTGACCGCGATGGTTCGGTCACAGGTCAGTCGATGGTAACAGGCGACCTTGGACGCGGCCTTCGCACAAAACGACCTGGTAGGGCCGTCCCCTACTTTTCACCCATCTCTTTGACCTTAACCTGCCGCTTCAGAACGGCATGGGCCGCTGCGAGCTTGGCGACTGGAACCCGGTAGGGGGAACAGCTCACATAATCCAGACCCAGCCGATGGCAGAGATCAACGGATGCGGGCTCACCTCCGTGCTCACCGCACAGGCCAACCTCCAACTGTGGCTTGGCCCGTCGTCCTTTTTCTATTCCGATCCGCATGAGCGCTCCCACCCCCTCTTCGTCGAGCACGGCAAAGGGATCCGTCTGAAGGATCCCCATCTCTAAATAGAGGGGAAGGAACCGGCCGGCGTCATCCCGAGAGAATCCGAAGGTGGTCTGCGTCAGATCGTTTGTCCCAAAGGAGAAAAAGTCAGCCACTGCTCCAATCTGATCGGCCACAATACAGGCCCTGGGGAGCTCGATCATCGTTCCAACCAGGTAGCGGATCTTCACGCGATATGCTTTCATGACCTCAGATGCGACCCGGTCCACGATCTCCCGCTGGAGTTGGAACTCCTTCAGGGTACCCACAAGAGGAATCATGATCTCCGGGAAGGGACGCTTTCCTTTCTTTTTCAGTTCGCAGGCTGCCTCAAAGATCGCCCGGACCTGCATCTCAGTAATCTCGGGGTAACTGATCCCAAGGCGGCAGCCACGATGACCAAGCATCGGGTTGAATTCGTGAAGGGAGCGAACCTTGTCCTCCAGTATTTTCTCTGACACCCCCATGTTTTCCGCTACCCTCCGAATCTCCTCGTCCTTCCTCGGGAGGAACTCGTGCAGGGGCGGATCGAGCGTCCTGATGATGACAGGCAAGCCATCCATAAGCTCAAAGATCGCCTTAAAATCCTGCTTCTGCATCGGGAGCAGCTTGGCCAGGGCCTTCCGGCGCTCGTCAGCGTCCTTAGCCAGAATCATCTCTCGCACGGCAACGACTCGATCCCCTTCGAAGAACATATGTTCAGTCCGGCAGAGGCCGATCCCCTCGGCTCCGAACTGCCGCGTGACCTGCGCGTCTCTCGGGGTATCCGCATTGGTCCTGACACCGATCGTTCGGAAGCGGTCCGCCCATGAGATCAGTGTGCCGAACTCACCAGTCAGCTCTTCAGGCTGGGTCAACGGCACCTCCCCGAGGATGACATTGCCTGTACTGCCATCGATGGTAATCGAGTCTCCTCGCCGGATAGTCAGATCGGCAACCTGGAAGTACCCCTCCTCCTCATTGACAAAAATATCGGCACAGCCGACGACACACGCCTTCCCCATGCCTCTGGCGACGACAGCAGCATGGCTGGTGAGGCCGCCCCTGGCGGTCAGGATCCCCTGCGCGGCAACCATGCCCGCGATATCCTCGGGGGAGGTCTCCGGCCTGACCAGGACCACCTTCTCTTTTCGCTCCGCGCCTTCCACTGCTTCCTCCGCAGTAAAGACCGCCTTCCCGACCGCCGCTCCAGGCGAGGCCGGAAGGCCCTTCGCAATCTTCTGGACCTT contains:
- a CDS encoding glycosyltransferase, producing MRIAVNTLPLVSIITPSLGQGRFIRQTIESVISQDYPRLEYLVMDGGSTDDTLDILRSYGTRLIWRSAPDLG
- the ppdK gene encoding pyruvate, phosphate dikinase, whose product is MAKKYVYFFGKGRAEGRAEQKNLLGGKGANLHEMTTLKIPVPPGFTISTEACIEYVKRGRRFPPKLWAEIEADIAKLERAMGKRFGDLKDPLLVSVRSGARISMPGMMDTVLNLGLNDRTVQGLIQRSQNPRFAYDSYRRLLQMFGDVVLGIKKIAFEGLLSEKKRQKGVAADTALSAEDLRDLVEQFKKVIQREAGQEFPQDPKEQLRMAIAAVFESWNNKRAVEYRRIYKVPDDWGTAVNVQAMVFGNLGENSGTGVAFTRDPSTGEKRLYGEFLPNAQGEDVVAGIRTPHPIAGMKQTWPRIYREFERICRTLEHHYCDMMDIEFTIEDGKLYMLQCRVGKRTAHAAIKTAVDMAKERLIDRKMAVLRVEPWQLEQLLHPAIDPKVKVQKIAKGLPASPGAAVGKAVFTAEEAVEGAERKEKVVLVRPETSPEDIAGMVAAQGILTARGGLTSHAAVVARGMGKACVVGCADIFVNEEEGYFQVADLTIRRGDSITIDGSTGNVILGEVPLTQPEELTGEFGTLISWADRFRTIGVRTNADTPRDAQVTRQFGAEGIGLCRTEHMFFEGDRVVAVREMILAKDADERRKALAKLLPMQKQDFKAIFELMDGLPVIIRTLDPPLHEFLPRKDEEIRRVAENMGVSEKILEDKVRSLHEFNPMLGHRGCRLGISYPEITEMQVRAIFEAACELKKKGKRPFPEIMIPLVGTLKEFQLQREIVDRVASEVMKAYRVKIRYLVGTMIELPRACIVADQIGAVADFFSFGTNDLTQTTFGFSRDDAGRFLPLYLEMGILQTDPFAVLDEEGVGALMRIGIEKGRRAKPQLEVGLCGEHGGEPASVDLCHRLGLDYVSCSPYRVPVAKLAAAHAVLKRQVKVKEMGEK